CCTCGTTCAAGCGCGGCGCCACCGAGTTCTCCTCGCAGGTGGCCCGCCTCAAGGCCGCCAACTGCGACCTCGTCGTCATGGGCACGATCATCCGCGAGACCGTGGGCGTGCTGGCGGAAGCCAAGAAGGTCGGGCTCGAAGCCGTGTTCGTCGGCACCAGCGCGGCCTATACCCACCTCATTCCGCAGCTCGGCGGACCGGTGGCCGAGGGCTTCTACGCCATGATGACCACGGCCCATCCCTATCCCGACGACCCGAGCCCGCAGATCCGCGAATGGGCCCAGCGCTACAAGGCGCGCTTCGGCGAGGATCCGACCGTGTTCTCCGCCTATGGCTGGCAGATCGGCAACCTCTTCTACGAAGCCGCCATGAAGGCCGGCCAGAGCCTCACCGTCGAGAGCTTCCTGCGCGCGGTCGAGCAGCCCTACGGCACCGACATGTTCGACAGCCAGGGCTGCCGCATCACCGCGCAGAACCGGCTCTGCAACAATTCGGCGCGGCTCTCCCAGATCCGCAACGGCCGCTGGGTGATCATCGGCAACTGGGTGCACGGCGCGACGCCGACGCACTGACGGGCCATGACCATGTCGCCGCCGGCCCTGCCGGCGGCGATTCCTTTTGGATCAGCGCCCCTGCGCCCTGCAACGAGGTTCGCGATCCTTCATGCGGCCGTCCCGGCGCGAAAAACTAACCGAGCTTGGCGGCTTTCGCCTGGTCGTACCACCAGGTGGCCGGCGCGCCGCGGCTGTAGCGCGGCTTGGTTTCGGGAAAGCCGAAAAGGTCCCAGAAGGCGATGGTATGGCTGCCCTTGTACCAGTTGGGCACCCAGTAGCGGCCGGCGCGCAGCACACGGTCGATCGCCTTGCAGATCACGGTGAGCTCGGCCCGCGAACTGGCGACCAGAGCCTTCTCGATCAGCGCGTCGAGCACGGGGTCGGCGATGCCGGCCAGGTTGTTCGAGCCCGGCTCACGGCCGCTCGCCGAACCGAAGAACGAGCGCATGCCCTCGCCCGGCGTCAGCGAGAGCGAATAGCGGCGCACCGTCATGTCGAAATCATAATCCTTCAGGCGCGACTGGTATTGCGCCGAATCGACCCGGCGGATGCCGGCCTCGATGCCGAGCCGCCTGAGATTGGCGACGAAAGGCTGGGTGTGCCGCTCCAGCGAATTCTCGAAATCGAGGAACTCGACGGTCAGCGGCTGGCCCTGCGGATCGAGCAGCTTGTTGTCGCGCAGGGTGCAGCCGGCCTCGCGCAGCAGCGCGGTGGCGCGGCGAAGCAGGTTGCGGTCCTGGCCCGAACCGTCGGAAGCGGGGGGCGAATAGGGCGTGCCGAACACCTCATCGGCGACCTTGCCGCGGAACGGCTCGAGCAGGGCGAGCTCCTCGGGCGAGGGCGGACCGGACGCCATCAGGGGCGAGTTCTGGAAGAACGAATGGGTGCGCTTGTAGGCGTCGAACATGACGTTCTTGTTGGTCCATTCGAAATCGAAGGCGAGCCCCAGCGCCTCGCGCACGCGCCGGTCGGCGAATTTCGGCCGCCGCGTATTGATGAACCAGCCCTGAGCGCCCGACGGCGTCTCGTCGGGCAGTTCCTTGCGGACGACCCGGCCGTCGCGCACGGCGGGAAAATCGTATTGTGTCGCCCAGACGCGCGCGGTGAATTCCTCGCGGAACGTATAGGCCCGACTCTTGAAGGCCTCGAAGGCGACGTCGCGGTCGCGGAAGAATTCGAGCCTGACGATATCGAAATTGTTCTGCCCGACCGAGACGGGAAGCCTTTCGCCCCACCAGTCCTTGACCCGCTCATATTCGATGAAGCGCCCGGGCTCGAACCGGCCGACCTTGTAGGCTGACGAACCGAGCGGCAGCTCCATGGTGGAGGCTTCGAAATCGCGCGTCGCGTAATAGGCCTTCGACAGGATCGGCATGCCGGCGACCGTCAGCGGCAGGTCGCGGGCGCGGCCCTCGGCGAAGGTCACCTTCACCAGGCGCTCCTCCTCGGCCTCGGCGCCGGCGACGTCGCGCAGCAGCACGCGCAGGATCGGGTGGCCCTTCTCCTTCAGCGTCGTCAGGCTCCAGGCGACGTCGGCTGCGGTGATCGGGCTGCCGTCGTGGAACCTCGCGATGTCGCGGAGGCGGAAGCGGTAGGTCAGGCCGTCCGCCGAGATGCGCACGCGCTCGGCGGCGAGGCCGTAGAGCGAATCCGGCTCGTCGCCGCCGCCGGCCATCAGGCTCGCATAGATGCCGTCGAGCTGCGGCGGCGCGTCGCCGCGCAGCACGAAGGTGTTCATCGTGTTGAAGGTGTTGGGGTTCTGGTTGAAGCCCCAGCTCGACGGGCTGTGAATGAAGGTGCCGCCTTTCGGCGCGCCCGGATTGACGAAGTCGAAATGCTTGAAGTCGGGCCCGTATTTCAGATCGCCGAAAGAGGAGATGCCGTGGGTCTCGCGCTCGGCCTGACCGAAGGCCCTGGGGCCCAGAAGGCCGGCGCCGGCGCCGGCCGCGGCGAGGGTCAGGACGGAGCGGCGGGAGGGTCGGAACATGGCGTCTCTTTCGAAGCTTGTGAGGTTCGACAAGGGCTAGATCACCCGAGCGCGGCGGCAAGGGGACGAGAATCGGGCGGCATGCCGCGGCCGAGCTTAGCCGATCGGCAGGACGTTGGTGTGCTTGACCTGGGTCAGGGCAAAACTCGATTCGATCGAGGCGACGCCGTCGAGGCGCGTCAGCTTCTCCTTCAGGAAGCTCTCATAGGCCGGCAGGTCGGCGCAGACGACCCGCATCAGATAGTCGCGCTGGCCGGTCATCAGATAGCATTCCATCACTTCCGGCCAACCGGCGACGGCGCTGGCGAACCGATCGAGCTCCTCCTCGCGCTGGCGCTCGAGCTTGATCGAGATGAACACGCTCACCGGCAGGTCGACGGCCTGCTGGTCGATGGTGGCGACATAACCGGTGATGACACCGGCCGCCTCCAGCAGCCTGACGCGGCGCAGGCACGGGGTGGCCGACAGGCCGACCCGCTCGGCGAGCGCCTGGTTGGTGATCCGGCCGTCGCGCTGCAGTTCCTGGAGGATCCGGCGATCGAGATGGTCGAGCTGCATGTCTGGTCAATTCGGCTGCGGAAGACGGTCATCGTAGCGCTATCTGCTAATCGAGCCCGGGTCCATGGCCATTTTTGGCAGGCATGACGCCGCAGGCTTTGGCAAGATGGGACGATCCGCGCGCCGCCGCGCGCCAAGCCCAACGACGCGCAACACGCGCCCCCAGGACACGTCATGACCGACCGCCGTCTCGCCCCCTTGTCGGCCCTCGAGCAGAAGGTGCTGTGGCTCGCCTCCTGGACGATCCACAATGCCAATCACCTGCGCGCCAGCGCCGACGGGCTGAAGGTCGGCGGCCACCAGGCCTCTTCCGCCTCGCTCGCCACCATCATGACCGCGCTCTACTTCGCCGTGCTGCGGCCGGAGGACCGGGTGGCGGTCAAGCCGCATGCGAGCCCGAACTTCCACGCCATCCAATATCTGCTCGGCAACCAGAGCCGCGCCAAGCTCGAGACCTTCCGCGGCTACAAGGGCGCGCAGAGCTATCCCTCGCGCACCAAGGACGGCGACGATGTCGACTTCTCCACCGGCTCGGTCGGGCTCGGGGTCGCCCAGACTTTGTTCTCCTCGCTCGTCCAGGACTATGTGAAGGCCCATGGCTGGGCCAAGGACCAGCCCGAGGGCCGCATGGTGGCCCTGATCGGCGACGCCGAGATGGACGAAGGCAACATCTACGAGGCGCTGATCGAGGGCTGGAAGCACGGCCTGCGCAACACCTGGTGGGTGGTCGACTACAACAGGCAGAGCCTGGACGCGGTGATCCGCGAGGGCCTGTGGCAGCGCTTCGAGGCCATGTTCCGCAATTTCGGCTGGGACGTGGTGATCCTGAAATATGGCAAGCTCCTGGAAGCGGCCTTTGCCGAGCCTGGCGGTACCAGGCTTCGGGACTGGATCGATACCTGCCCGAACCAGCTCTACTCCGCCCTCTGCTTCCAGGGCGGCGCCGCCTGGCGCAAGCGCCTCACCGACGATATCGGCGACCAGGGGCCGGTGACCCGGCTGATCGACAGCCGGTCGGACGCGGACCTCGCGCGGCTGATGACCAATCTCGGCGGCCACGATCTTGCGACGCTCGTGGAAGCCTTCGAGCAGATCGACCACGACCGGCCGGTCTGTTTCATCGCCTATACGATCAAGGGCTTCGGCCTGCCGCTGCAGGGTCACAAGGACAATCATGCCGGCCTGATGACGCCCGCCCAGATGGACAGCCTGCGCCAGGCGATGAAGATCCGTTCAGGCCATGAATGGGACCGGTTCGAAGGCCTGCCGGTCGCCGCCGACAGGCTCGAAGCCTTTCTCGCCGAGGTGCCTTTCGCGGCGCGCGGCGTCCGGCGCCATACCGCGCCGAAGATCGCCGTCCCCGAGATGCTCGCCTGTCCGGCGCAGCCTGCCATGTCGACCCAGCAGGGTTTCGGCCTGATCCTCAACGAGATCGCCCGGCTCGACACGCGCTTCGCCGACCGCATCGTCACCACCTCGCCGGACGTGACCGTGTCGACCAATCTCGGCGCCTTCGTCAACCGGCGCGGCCTGTTCGCGCGCGAGTCGCTTGCAGACACGTTCCGGCAGGAGCGCATCCCTTCGACCTTCAACTGGGACTTCTCGCCCAGGGGCCAGCATATCGAGCTCGGCATCGCCGAGATGAACCTGTTCATCATGCTCTCGGCGCTGGGCCTTAGCCATTCGATCCACGGCGAGAGGCTTCTGCCGATCGGCACGCTCTACGATCCCTTCATCCAGCGCGGCCTCGATGCCCTGAATTACGCCTGCTACCAGGATGCCCGCTTCATCCTGGCGGCAACCCCGTCGGGCGTGACGCTGGCGCCGGAGGGCGGCGCGCACCAGTCGATCGCCACCCCGCTGATCGGCATCGCGCAGGACGGCATCGCCGCCTTCGAGCCGGCCTTCGTCGACGAGCTCGCGACCATCATGCGGTTCGGCTTCGACTATATCCAGCGCGACGGCGGCGAGGATCCCGACGAGACCACCTGGCTGCGCGACGAGACCGGCGGCTCGATCTATCTCAGGCTGTCGACGCGCACCATCGACCAGCCGCAGCGCGCGATGACGCCCGAGCTTGCGCGCGACATCGTCAACGGCGCCTATTGGATGCGCCGGCCCGGGCCCAACTGCCAGGTGGTCATCGCCTATACCGGCACGGTCGCGCCGGAGGCGATCGCCGCCGCCGGCCTGCTCAGCGAAACCCATCGCGATGTCGGCGTGCTCGCCATCACCTCGGCCGACCGGCTGAATGCCGGCTGGACCGCCGCCGAGCGGGCGCGCCAGCGCGGCATCCACACGGCGATGAGCCATATCGAACGGCTGATCGCGCCGCTGTCGCGGGAATGCGGCTTCGTCACCGTCATCGACGGCCATCCCGCGACGCTCGCCTGGATCGGCTCGGTGCACGGCCACCGGCTGAAATCGCTCGGCGTCGAACATTTCGGCCAGACCGGCACGATCGGCGACCTCTACCGGCATTTCGGCATCGACACCAATGCCATCCTGCACGCGGCCCAGGCGGTCGTCGCCGGCCGCCCGGTGCGCTACCTCGCCGCGCTGCCCTGAGCGGTCGCGCCGGCCCGGCTCAGCTCCGGCCCGGGCGGACCGGCGGCATGGCCAGCCGCTCGCGTCGGCACGAGCGCCGCTCGGCCTCCTCGCAGGCGCTGAAATTCATGTCCCGGCCAATGCAGATGCGCACCTCGCGCAGGCGGTGGGCGTCGCACTGGACGCTGATCATGTCGCGCTGCAGGCCGGGATTGGCGCGCACGAAGGCTTCCTCGACCTCGTCGGGCGAGACGGTGCGGATCTCGGAAATGGCCTCGAATTCCTGCGGAATGCGGATCTTGGCGCGCGCCTGGCGCACGGTCTCGAAATAGGCGCCCGGCGAGCGGGCGCCCGAGCAGGTGCCGTGCTTGGCCCATTGCTGGCGCACGAGACCCGGCGCCGGCATGATGTCGAGCATGCCGTTGACGATGCGCCGGTCGAGATCGGGCGCCGGAACCTGGCAATATTCCGGGAAGCCGCGGGTGAATTGTGGCCAGAGGCCGTGGACCACGAAGCTGAAGGGCCGGTCGCCGGCGCATTGCATGGAGCGGCTCGACCGCTCGCCCTGCGCCTCGCAGAAGGACGGCGACCAGGACAGGGCGAGGACGTAGAAATCGAACTCGCCCGGGGTCGCGCCGTGCCGGGCCTGGCCGAGTGCCGTACCGATGCCCGCCGAAGCGGCCAGCACACCCGCGAAGGCCAGGGCGCCGAGGCGCCTGAACACTGCAATCGACATGACCAACCTCCCGTTGAACTGCCGCAAGGGTAGGACAGCCGATGAGAACAAATAAAGAACGTATTTTATCGGATGCCGTCCGAAGGCGGCGCGACGGCGGAGGAAGCGCCCCTCAGCCGTCCTTCCCGGGACCGGCCGTTTCAGGGCCGCGCCATCCGGCAGTTGGGCGCGAAGCTCCAGCCGCGATCGAGGCCGCGCACGCACCATTCGACGCCGAACGTGTAGCCGGTGATGCTCTGGTCTTCCATGATCGCGTAGTCGACCTGGCGCAGCCGGCCGTCGGAGAGCTGGGCCCGCGCCGAGCAATAGACGCGCGGAATGTTGTTGCGCCCCCAGGGATTGTCGGCGACCCGGCGGATCCGGTCGTAGCCGACGATGGTCAGTGCCGAATTCCAGAACTGGCTTTCCTTCTCGGCGAAGCGATGGCTGACCACCTCGAGGGCGGCCGCGGAATCGCAGGGCGGCAGCACGCGCTGGAAATGCGGGTCGCGGAAGATGAGGCCGCCCGGAATGCCATAGCCGGTCCAGGCGCCCGGCGGCACCGCTTCGGTCGACAAGGTCGAACCGCCGAGCCGGCGCGCGGGCTCGTAGCGCCCGAGATCGGAGGCGGGCGCCGGGCCGGCGAGCATGATGGTCAATCCGGCGACGGCGGCGGCGAGGCGGGCGGTCCGCATGGCATGGCACTCCGAATGAGGTGAGTGGACGATTCATCCGAAGAGCCGGGCCGGTCAAGGGCCGACCGGCCACAGTGGCGATCAAAAATCCCCGCCGCCGTCCGGAATCCGGCGTTCGCCTCGCCTGTCGCCCGGCACGGCGGCGCGGTCAGGGCCGGCGGATGCGGATATAGAGGGCGCCGGCGCCGCCATGGCCGAGCGCCGCCTCCTCGAAGCCGATCACCAGCGGACGCAGTTCGGGCATGGTCAGCCAGAGCGGCACGACCCGGCGCAGCACGCCGCGAGCGCCATGGGGATCGGCCCGCCGGCCGCCGTCGCCCCAGGCCGGATCGTCGAAGGCGACCGCCTGTTTCGACGCGCCCTTGCCGGTGATGACGATGACCAGCCTGAGGCCGTCGGCCTGGGCGCGGCGCAGGAAGCCGACCAGCCGGTGATGGGCCGCCTCCTGGGTCAGGCCGTGCAGATCGAGCCGCGCCTCAGCCTGCATCCGGCCGCGTGAGAGCCGCTGGCGCAGCCGCTTCTCGATCGGCGCGAGCGGCGGCGGTGCCGGCGGCAACGGCGGCGCGGCTGCGGCCGCCTTCCGGCCGGCGCACAGGTTTCGCCTCCGGCTCCGGCGGCGCCTCTTCCGTGGCGACCAGATCCGCCGCGCGCGCCGGATCGAGCGGCGTCACGTCGCGCACGACATGGGACCACAACGCCCTGTCCTCGGGCGTCAGCTTGCGGCGGCCGCGTCCGGTCATCGCGCCGGCCGCGGCTGGGGCAGGGGCACGTTGGCGGCTGCGGGCGACAGACCGGCCGGCAGCAGCACGTACCAGTCGGCGCGGTGGCGGATGCGCCCGGCGGTGGAGCCGGCCTCGGGCCCGGTGCCGAGGAACAGGTCGCCGCGCGCCGGCCCGACAATGGCCGATCCGGTATCCTGGGCGATCATCAGGCGGCGGAACGGCTCGCCCGATTCCGACGGGCCGGTCGGCATGAGGCCGTCGATATAGACCGGCGTGCCATAGGCATGGACATTGCGGTCGATGGCGAGAGAGCGCCAGTCGCTGATCGGCACGCCCTGGCCGCCGATCGGCCCGTCCTCATGCGAAAGCTCGCTCTTCACCCGGAAGAACACATAGGAGCGGTTCTGCCGACGCACGTCGCGTGCCGCATCCGGGTTCTGGCCCATCCAGGTTCTGATGAAATCCATCGACATCTGCTCGCGGGTCGCAATGCCGCGCTCGACCAGGACCCGGCCGACCGGCACATAGCGGTGACCGTTATGCGCGGCGTAGCCGATACGCAATGTCGAACCGTCGGCGAAGCGCAGCCGCGCCGAACCCTGGATCTGGGTGAACAGGAGGTCGACGGGATCGCGCACCCAGGCGATCTCCAGCCCGCGGCCGTCGAGAGCGCCTTCCTCGATCTCGCCGCGGTCGAAATAGGGCAGCAGGCGGCCCTCGACCCAGCGCCCGGCGCCGCCGCGGGCGTCGAAGGCGCCAGACGTCACCCCGCGGCCGTTGGCAAGATCGTCGGGACGGGACAGGAAGGCGACGCGATAGGTCTCCGTCCGTTCGCGCGAGGCCTCCACCTCCGGCTCGTAATAGCCGGTGAGGAAGCCGCTCGCCTCGTTCATCTTGGCGATGCGGGCGGGCCGGAACTCGGTTTCGAAAAAGGCTTTTGCGGCAGCGCGGTCGACCGGCTGCGGCAGCGCCAGCGCGCGCGGGCAGATGTCTCGCAGGGCGAACCAGATCGGCTGGCCGACGCGCGGCGCGGCGCGCGCCCGCATGATCTGCCGGCAGGACACGAGGAAGGGCTTGAAGGCAAGGTCCTGGCGGTCTTCGTCCCAGCCCGGCACAGCGGCGAAGGTCGCCGCCTCGAGCCAGGCATCGGGGAAGACCAGAGGAAAGCCGGAAGCGTGGGTCTCGGGCGCCGGCGGCACCAGCGGCGGCTCGGCTGCGGGTTCGGGCGGCACAACGGTCGCCGGCCCGGCCGGCGGCAAAGCCGCGGTCTGGCCGGGTGGCGCGGGATCGGCGAGCCGCGGTTCGGAGGGAAGGCCCGCGGCCGAGGTTGGCGGCCGCAGCAGCAGGAGAAGTTCGCTGGCCGCCCGGGCCCGCGTGCCCTGCGCTGCCGCCGCCAGCACCAGGGCCGCAAGGCCGGCGCAGCGGACCAGGCGACCTCTCATCGGTGCCTCCCGCGCGGTGCCGGGTCAGCTGCCGGCTTCGGTCGCGATCAGACGCCAGTTCGGATCGCGGTCGGTGACATTGCGCGCGAAGGTCCAGATATCGGTCACGTCGGTGACACGGTCGGGCGAGCCGTCGACGACATTGCCGGCACGGTCGCGCGTGGCGGTGACCAGCTGGGAGACGAATTTAAGCGTCACCTGGGCCTGGTCGCCGCGCATCTGCGCGTCGGTGATGTCGGCCTTCTCGATGCCGACGAAGCGGGTCTCGACCGTCTCGCCGCGGCTCTCGCGGTCCTTGATGGCGGCCTCGAAACCTTCGAAAACGTCCTTGGCCAGCAGGTCGCGCAGGGTGCGGCGGTCACCGCCGGCAAAGGCCAGCACGATCATCTCATAGGCCGACTTGGCGCCGCCGACGAAGCCGACCGCGTCGAAGGACGGATCGCGCCCGGCAATGGCGTCCAGGCCGCGCGCGGCCGGCGAGCCGGCGGCGGCGACATTGGTCCAGCGCGGTTCGGCCGGCTGGCCCGGCTCGGCCGCCGGGGGCGGGGCGGGCTGCTGCTGGCCGTTGCGGTTCGGCAGGGGGACGACGTCGGCCGGGCCCCTTTGAGCCTCGCGGTTCTTGTCGCCCGGCTGGAACGGGTCGCGCTCCTGGCCGGTCTTGGTGCCGAGCACGCTACGCAAGCGGAAGAAGATGAACACCGCAAGAGCCAGGAAGATGATCGTGTAGATGTCAAATGCGTTGTTCATGGTCGCCGACTTTCGGGGGCGGAAACGAGACACGACAAGGCGGTCTGCGGCTTATGGCTGCCTCATGACGGCCCGATCTCGAGGTTCACCCGGAACGTGATAGCGCAACCCAGCGAAACTCCAAATCACCGCACGAAGACACCGTATCGTATATCCCGCAGCACACCGCACAAATAAGGCATTTTTCGCGGATCGCCAGATGGCGCGCCGGGCCCCGGCCGATAAAGCCAGGATTCGCAAGTGTTTCTGTCGTCATGTTTCAATTTGACGCGGTCGCAGACGCAGATCCGGTTTCGTCGGCGCGACGGCAACCGGCAGAACAGCCCGCTCGCGCATCCGAGCAGCTTCATCCGCCGCCGGCATCCCTTGCCGGTCACATGGTCGGCGAGATCAGCTCCAACGATGGAAAATAGGCGCGGTAGCGACCACCGTCGCGGGTGAGAAGCGGAAGGCCGGCGACGGCGGCATGCGCGCCAAGGAAGAAATCAGGCAGCACGCCGGTGCGCAGGCCGCCCGACCTGCGGTGCTGCGCGAAAACCTTGCCGGCGAGAAACAGGGCCGCGCGCGGAATCGGAGCGATCGCGAGGCCGGCCTGATCGAGGAGTGCCTCGACCTGCTCGATGCGATCATATCGAACGGACAGCTCGGCATAGACGACATCGTTGATCAGCAATGGTCCCTTGAGACTGGCTGCCTCGAGTTGGGCGGCCGACCAATCCGCCCATTTTGGATCATCGGTTACAAGGTCGAGCAGAACATTGGTGTCGACGAGCGTCACGCTTCGCCGCGCGTCAGAGCCATGATCGCGTCGGTATCCATTCCTTTTCCGGCATGGCCACGCAGCTTCCGGAAACGGCCTGCGGACGGCTTGCCGTCGACGCGCGCAATCACCACGCTGCCGTCGGCGGCGCGGCGGAAATCGACCTTGCTGCCGGGCACGATCCCCAGAAGATCGCGGACCGGTTTCGGGATCGTCACCTGTCCTTTTGCTGTGACCGTCGTCGACATCGTCAGGCTCGGTAATACCAGATTCCGATATTGTAATACCGCGGGCGCGCCGCTTCAATATCGATCACCGGCGCTGATCGCTCCGTGCCGCGCGCCGCCGCAGATCCATTTTTTCCCTCCGGGCACATTCACCGCCGCCCGGCCGCGGCGCTCCGCCTTGCGTAGACGCCGGAAAAGGTCACGCCATGGCCGCCGCAGGCGCCATTGTCGTCGACCAGCAGGTAATGGCCGGCGAAACGAAAGCGGATGCGGCAACCGCCGCTGTCCGGAGCCGCGGCGGCTCCGGCGGGAGTTTCGCCGCGATAGTGCCCGCCCGTATAGCCCGCGACGGGTCCGTGCGGGCCCTCGCCCGTATAGGCCGGCCCTCCGAAACTGCCGGTATTGTAGGACGGCGGCCCCCGTGTCGCCTCGCCTTCGACCAGGATGTAGCCCGGTCCGCCCGGCGCGATGCGGATCGAAGCCTCGGCCAGGCCGTTCGCCCATGTGCCATAGGCCTCGGCCGAGCCCAACTGCAGCATGCTGTCGCCCTGAATGCGCAAGGCGGCCTTGTCCAGCCAGCCGCTGGTCGTCCTGCCTTCCGGCGAAATGAAATGCGCGCAGACGAAGCCGTCGACCGCCGGCCAGGTGACGAGAACCTCGTTGCCGGCAACCACATAGGCGTCCGTCCGGCAATTTTCCGCGCGGGACGGACAGTCGGCCGCGGCGGCGCCCGGCGAGGCGACAAAGTGCAGCCGCCCGACGCCGTCATTGACGCGGAAAACCGGGAAATCCTCCGTGCCGAACAAGGCGCCCACCGAGCAGTCCCGCCCCGCCGCGCCGGCGCTGGCGGACCATACGACCGCCGCCAGACATCCGACGAGAAGACCGATCATCGGCAATCGCACGATGCACCCTCCGGCAGAAACCTCACAAGCCTTCCGAACAGCCAAGCCGCAGCAAGGCCTCGCCTGGAGCGGCGCATGCTCACACGCGCGCCGGCTCGTCATGCAGGTGGCAGGCGGCGAAATGCCCCTCGCCCGTGGCCTTGAGCTGCGGCTCCTCCACCCGGCAGCGCTCGAAGGCATAGGGGCAGCGGGTGTGGAAGCGGCAGCCCTTCGGCGGATTGATCGGGCTCGGCACGTCGCCTTTCAGGATGATGCGCTCGCGCGCCGCGCCCGGGTCGGGAACCGGCACGGCGGAGAGCAGCGCCTGGGTATAGGGATGCTTCGGCTCGGCGAAGATGCCGCGGCGCGGCGCGATCTCGACGATCTTGCCGAGATACATCACCGCCACGCGATGGGTCATATGCTCGACCACCGCCAGGTCGTGGCTGATGAACAGGAGGGCGAGTCCGAGCTCCTTCTGCAGGTCCTGCAGCAGGTTGACGATCTGCGCCTTGACCGAGACGTCGAGAGCGGAGACCGCCTCGTCGCAGATGATCAGGTCCGGCTCGGCGGCGAGCGCACGGGCGATGCCGATGCGCTGGCGCTGGCCGCCGGAAAATTCGTGCGGCCAGCGGTTCACCGCATCGCGCGGCAGGCGCACCGTGTCCATGAGGTCGCCGATGCGCCGGTCGATGTCGGCGCGATCCTTGGCGAGGCCGAAATTGGTGATCGGCTCGGCCAGGATGTCGCGCACCTTCAGGCGCGGGTTGAGCGAGGAGAACGGGTCCTGGAACACCACCTGGACGCGCCGGCGGATCGGCCTGAGCGTGCCCGGCGACATGCCGTCGATGCGCTGGCCGTCGAGCACGACCTCGCCCGAGGTGATGGGGAAGAGCTTGAGGATGGCCT
This portion of the bacterium YEK0313 genome encodes:
- the gsiA_5 gene encoding Glutathione import ATP-binding protein GsiA — translated: MSQPLLQVNDLKKHFPITGGFFGGVTAKVYAVDGVSFDIAKGETLSLVGESGCGKSTVGKAILKLFPITSGEVVLDGQRIDGMSPGTLRPIRRRVQVVFQDPFSSLNPRLKVRDILAEPITNFGLAKDRADIDRRIGDLMDTVRLPRDAVNRWPHEFSGGQRQRIGIARALAAEPDLIICDEAVSALDVSVKAQIVNLLQDLQKELGLALLFISHDLAVVEHMTHRVAVMYLGKIVEIAPRRGIFAEPKHPYTQALLSAVPVPDPGAARERIILKGDVPSPINPPKGCRFHTRCPYAFERCRVEEPQLKATGEGHFAACHLHDEPARV